TGATCAGGAATTCTTTTATAACGTGCTTACTGCAAGAACGGATGCGGCCATTTTGCATGCTGTGGAAAATGGCGAAGAAGTAATACAGTTCCTGAATGATACCACCACGCTGCCGGATGTGATTATCCTGGACCAGAACATGCCTAAACAAAATGGCTTGCAAACCCTTTGTTTATTGAAGGGTAATGACCGCTACGCGCATATCCCGGTTGTGATCTATTCTACATATACCAATGAATTACTGGAGGCGCAATGTTCATCGCTCGGCGCCCTGATGACGGCGGTAAAACCAGTGGATAAGAAAGGTTATAACGACATGATCGATCAAATACTGGCAGGTATCAGCAGTTTTTCAACGCATTGACACGTTCTCCTTAATCCATTGTAACCTCCACAGTTCCTAATGGTGGAACTTTGATATATTTATTTCCTTTTACATACAATTTTTCGTCGTTTACATACTCACCCCTTGCAATACCCACTTCCAGTTAGTACATTCGCGCGGTGATTTTTTATCATATATCACAAATCTCCAGTGTCCGTCCATGAAAATGCCCGTATGAAACCCTATGCTTAATAAAAATAAGCTGCCGGTTATTTAGTATTCCCAGGTAAAAAATAGTGATGTGCACTTGTTGAACAGGTGAAAGTGGCTGGCTATTGGCTGCTGGTGAATCTTATTGTTTGTAAATAACCCCTCCCCTATAATCATGAAGCGTACAGTACGACCTTCGAACCCTGTTATTTCGAATACCGGTTTATACCAGCTGGTATTCCTGTTACTGTGGTGTTCTGCAGGCATGTCCCAGGATTCTATCGTGTTAACAAATCCTGTTAACCCCAAAGCCCAGGGGCTGAAAGCCGTGGAATCCAACTTTCACAGTTTTCCAGCCACTGAAAAAATAACGCCTGCCGTTTGGGAAAAAGTGAATCCTGGCAGATCATACGCACCAAACGCCGTGTACCGGGTGTTTGAAAACGACACCGTGAAATATGCGGAGGTGTTAGAAAAACGAACAGCGTTTGAAAATTATTATATCAACCCGGCCCACCCTGCCCAGTATACCAAGATCCGCGGCTTAGACCCTATTAACTTTCAACGCAACGGACAGTGGATTCCTGTTGACGCCACCCTTAAACCGGCAGGCAACAACATCTATGAGGCAACCGACCAGTGGGACCCCGTTGGTATAAATGTAACCGCAAAAGAAAGTTATATTATCACGGAGAAGGGTAAAGTACAGTTCAACGACTGGACGTTGTATGGGGTAAATGGCAATGACAAAACAGTACTGGCAAAAGCCGACTGGAGCCATTATACCATTGGCGCCGATGGCATGCACATCACCGACATTTTCCCCGGGATGGATGCCGAAATGCGGGTAAGC
The Niastella koreensis GR20-10 genome window above contains:
- a CDS encoding response regulator, with amino-acid sequence MTKKILLAEDDYDDQEFFYNVLTARTDAAILHAVENGEEVIQFLNDTTTLPDVIILDQNMPKQNGLQTLCLLKGNDRYAHIPVVIYSTYTNELLEAQCSSLGALMTAVKPVDKKGYNDMIDQILAGISSFSTH